The Humulus lupulus chromosome 4, drHumLupu1.1, whole genome shotgun sequence genome has a window encoding:
- the LOC133831968 gene encoding uncharacterized protein LOC133831968, whose product MKGNKIRKFMEHQFPNWEFHTSSVIEGRLLIVWRKIFVKVKIIEESNQFDHCLVKMAGVQQDFVVTFVYGFNSIEGRRDLWEGLQRLALMDKAWLVLGDFNAHFSGKDRSGGKPISNLELVDSIRWLAGAHVEPLKSSTAVFRWETISDHCSCLVSTRPLEKLGLKLFRFYNYWTEHHDFRELVLYSWRSPLRATGIKAIFLKLLRLKHRLKNFNREKIGDLKLNYYKAKENYQEAQLQAQAYPYVFRYKEDERIAAEAFSVQERLYHSFLIQRSKITWLRQGDMNTSFFHAFLKKRKAKNGIVSFITEEGKLVDNFSEQLQLLKPFSKKEIRDSFFVIPITKSPGPDGFGSGFFKAIWHDIGDEVCAAITQCFETVYFPSELHETTLSLIPKVANPSRAVDYRPIACCSTLYKCMAKLICKRLALVLPDLIKPNQGAFVKGRSIAHNIMIFQDLIKNYGRVFTSSICTIKIDLSKAYDTVD is encoded by the exons ATGAAGGGAAACAAAATAAGAAAGTTCATGGAACATCAGTTTCCGAATTGGGAATTTCACACTAGTTCAGTTATTGAAGGCCGACTGTTGATAGTTTGGAGAAAGATATTTGTTAAAGTCAAGATTATAGAGGAATCTAATCAATTTGATCATTGTTTGGTGAAGATGGCTGGTGTGCAGCAAGATTTTGTTGTcacttttgtttatggttttaattcGATTGAAGGTAGGAGAGATCTCTGGGAAGGGTTGCAAAGGCTTGCTCTTATGGACAAAGCTTGGTTAGTTTTAGGGGACTTTAATGCCCATTTTTCAGGTAAAGACAGATCAGGTGGTAAGCCTATTTCAAATTTAGAATTGGTTGACTCCATTCGGTGGCTTGCGGGTGCTCATGTTGAGCCTCTAAAAAGT TCCACTGCAGTTTTTAGATGGGAAACCATTTCAGACCATTGTTCCTGTCTAGTTAGCACTCGGCCTTTAGAGAAGttggggttaaagctttttcGGTTCTATAACTATTGGACAGAGCACCATGATTTTCGAGAACTGGTTTTATATAGCTGGAGGTCACCGCTTAGAGCCACAGGTATCAAAGCAATATTTCTTAAGCTGCTGAGACTTAAACACCGTTTGAAAAATTTTAACAGGGAAAAAATTGGTGATCTAAAGTTAAACTATTATAAGGCTAAAGAGAACTACCAAGAAGCTCAATTGCAAGCTCAAGCCTACCCTTATGTATTTAGATATAAGGAAGATGAGAGGATAGCTGCTGAAGCATTCTCGGTTCAGGAAAGGCTGTATCATAGCTTTTTAATCCAGAGGAGCAAGATAACTTGGCTGAGACAGGGAGATATGAATACTTCATTCTTTCATGCTTTTTTAAAGAAGCGTAAAGCTAAAAATGGTATTGTCTCTTTCATCACGGAAGAAGGAAAATTAGTTGATAATTTCTCTGAA CAATTGCAGCTTCTTAAACCTTTTTCAAAGAAGGAGATTCGGGATTCATTTTTTGTCATTCCTATTACCAAATCTCCAGGACCTGATGGATTTGGTTCAGGCTTTTTCAAAGCTATTTGGCATGATATAGGGGATGAGGTCTGTGCTGCAATAACTCAATGTTTTGAAACAGTTTATTTCCCATCTGAGCTTCATGAAACAACCTTGTCTCTAATTCCTAAGGTAGCTAACCCCTCCCGGGCTGTTGACTATAGACCCATAGCCTGCTGCTCTACATTGTACAAGTGCATGGCTAAATTGATTTGTAAGAGACTGGCCTTAGTTCTCCCTGATCTTATAAAGCCAAATCAGGGAGCTTTTGTTAAAGGTCGCTCTATAGCCCATAATATAATGATTTTTCAAGATCTCATCAAAAACTATGGGAGGGTTTTTACTTCATCAATATGCACTATCAAGATTGATCTAAGTAAGGCCTATGACACAGTAGACTGA
- the LOC133831967 gene encoding uncharacterized protein LOC133831967, producing the protein MAGGEASSHNLHSSTPIVGEGVHGRRVDLEGDSSSESDLNNEYQGDPEYEQSDDELVVEDNAEIHLKGLGKRVVEIDVEDVSLDSSDKEYTREDSSDDGDVSNEDELSKLHKPKRQSKKRKLPDLLEFDVDAEMERPLLKLGLVFSSGKLFKQAVREYAIQNGRDIWFKKNDSHRVRAQCRGVECPWVCFASKIDDSSTFVIKTYVGEHRCSRKPHNRFATSKWLSKKYLNEFKSNDKWSISSFMEKVSKDHVIEISKDKAYKARKLATKSIEGTYEEQYAALWDYAEEIKYTNKGSTVEFLTESGDNGRPRFKRMCICFSGLKEGFSAGCRPVIGLDGCHIKGPHPGQLLTAIGIDANNGMYPVAYAVVEIESKDSWSWFLNCLRDDLKIENSNHWTFITDKQKGLKQSLKDLWEEGVPEAEHRHCARHLEKNFIKVYKDKKLKELLWKAAREVSVRRFEGVMEEIKKIDESAFDWLMEAGPQHWSRSHFRTHPKCDILLNNLCETFNGTRAILAARDRPILSMLERIRMYLL; encoded by the exons ATGGCTGGTGGTGAAGCATCTTCTCACA ATCTTCACTCCTCTACGCCTATTGTGGGTGAGGGTGTTCATGGGAGGAGGGTAGACTTAGAAGGTGATAGTTCTAGTGAAAGTGATCTCAACAATGAATATCAAGGTGATCCTGAGTATGAACAAAGTGATGATGAATTGGTTGTTGAAGACAATGCAGAAATACATCTAAAAGGACTAGGGAAAAGGGTAGTAGAGATTGATGTAGAAGATGTGTCATTGGATAGCTCTGACAAAGAGTATACACGAGAGGATAGTTCTGATGATGGGGATGTTTCAAATGAAGATGAACTCAGCAAGTTACACAAACCTAAAAGGCAATCAAAAAAAAGAAAGCTACCTGATTTGCTTGAGTTTGATGTTGATGCTGAAATGGAGAGACCGCTACTAAAGCTTGGCTTAGTATTTTCTTCTGGAAAACTATTCAAACAAGCAGTCAGGGAATATGCTATACAGAATGGAAGAGACATATGGTTCAAAAAGAATGATTCTCATAGGGTTCGAGCACAATGTAGAGGTGTTGAATGTCCTTGGGTGTGTTTTGCCTCAAAGATTGATGATAGTTCAACATTTGTCATCAAAACTTATGTTGGTGAGCATAGATGCTCTAGGAAGCCCCATAATAGATTTGCTACTTCAAAATGGTTAAGTAAGAAGTACTTAAATGAATTCAAGAGCAATGATAAATGGAGTATTTCTTCATTTATGGAAAAAGTGAGCAAAGACCATGTCATTGAAATTTCCAAAGATAAGGCCTATAAAGCTCGAAAACTTGCAACAAAATCTATTGAAGGCACTTATGAAGAGCAGTATGCTGCTCTATGGGACTATGCTGAGGAGATTAAGTACACAAATAAGGGTTCCACAGTTGAGTTTTTAACTGAATCAGGAGACAATGGGAGGCCACGTTTTAAGCGAATGTGCATTTGCTTTTCTGGTTTAAAAGAAGGATTCAGTGCTGGATGTAGGCCAGTAATTGGGTTAGATGGCTGTCATATTAAAGGACCGCATCCTGGACAACTATTGACTGCTATTGGGATCGATGCAAACAATGGCATGTATCCTGTTGCATATGCTGTGGTAGAGATTGAAAGTAAAGATTCTTGGAGTtggtttttaaattgtttgaggGATGACTTAAAAATTGAGAACTCCAACCATTGGACATTCATCACGGACAAGCAAAAAGGCTTGAAACAATCATTAAAAGATCTATGGGAGGAAGGTGTACCTGAGGCAGAGCATAGGCATTGTGCAAGGCATTTGGAGAAGAATTTTATCAAAGTTTACAAAGATAAAAAGCTCAAGGAGCTCTTATGGAAGGCTGCAAGAGAGGTTAGTGTTCGTAGGTTTGAAGGTGTGATGGAAGAGATTAAGAAAATTGACGAGTCTGCTTTTGATTGGTTAATGGAAGCAGGGCCCCAACATTGGAGCAGATCACACTTTAGGACTCATCCAAAGTGTGACATTTTGTTGAATAACTTGTGTGAGACATTTAATGGGACAAGGGCAATATTGGCTGCAAGAGATAGACCAATATTATCCATGCTAGAAAGAATTAGAATGTATTTACTATAG
- the LOC133831970 gene encoding uncharacterized protein LOC133831970: MTMGLTMVKFNDDATRDHVLENGILQFDRKPDLGLQYWGSKCLSALVSTIGKPIMVDKFTRERSRIQYARILVEMEVIDNPPRSIQYINEHGQIMEQGVEYEWLPIKCKTYAGFGHSMTDCRKDQKTQWVVKEPTTKTERKDQRTEGIKDVELEKPATQASSGEGKVQVNPVETLQPNSEESAANDKGNQASQPWLTPKRVAAQTKDGQSSEIIAKNSGQKYKKSNKFVVLQEQVLSGKEGNTNSVSSNG; encoded by the exons ATGACTATGGGTCTGACTATGGTCAAATTCAATGATGATGCAACAAGGGATCATGTTCTAGAAAATGGCATTCTCCAATTTGATAGGAAGCCG GATTTGGGGCTTCAATATTGGGGTAGTAAATGTCTTAGTGCCCTAGTGAGTACAATTGGCAAACCAATAATGGTGGACAAATTCACAAGGGAGCGTTCACGTATTCAGTATGCAAGAATTCTGGTAGAAATGGAAGTTATTGATAACCCCCCTAGAAGTATACAATATATCAATGAGCATGGCCAAATCATGGAGCAGGGGGTTGAGTATGAATGGTTACCTATTAAGTGTAAGACTTATGCTGGTTTTGGTCACTCAATGACAGACTGTAGGAAAGACCAGAAAACTCAGTGGGTTGTGAAGGAGCCTACAACTAAAACAGAGAGAAAGGATCAGAGAACTGAAGGAATTAAGGATGTAGAGCTGGAGAAGCCTGCGACTCAGGCTAGTTCAGGCGAAGGCAAGGTTCAGGTCAACCCAGTCGAGACTTTACAACCTAACAGTGAGGAATCAGCTGCTAATGATAAAGGTAATCAGGCAAGCCAACCTTGGCTTACCCCGAAGCGAGTTGCTGCTCAAACCAAGGATGGACAGAGTTCAGAAATCATTGCTAAAAACTCAGGTCAAAAGTACAAGAAATCAAATAAGTTTGTGGTGCTACAAGAGCAAGTGTTAAGTGGTAAAGAAGGTAACACTAATTCTGTCTCCTCAAatggataa